TGGCGGCAAAATCGACAACAAATCTCTCAATGGCCTGTTCAGCTATGCCCTCAATGGCCATAAGCTCAGCGCCGGCTACCAGCACATGTCCGGCGACAGCGCGTTCCCGTATGTGGATGGCAGCGACCCGTACCTGGTCAACTTCGTGCAGATCAACGACTTTGCCGGCGCCGAAGAACGCTCCTGGCAGGCGCGTTACGACTACGACTTCGCCAAGCTGGGCATTCCCGGCCTGAGCTTCATGAGCCGTTACCTGTCGGGTGACAACATCAAGCTCAAGAACGGCGACACCGGCAAGGAATGGGAACGCAACAGCGAGATCAAGTACGTGGTGCAAAGCGGCACGTTCAAGGATGTGGCCGTGCGCCTGCGCAACGCTACGTACCGTTCCAACTACTCGGCCCGTGATGCGGATGAAATGCGCGTGCTGGTCAGTTACAGCGTCGCACTGTGGTAGTCGCTACTCATAACAACAAAGACGGAGATAAAACATGAGCTTTTCACTGCGTAAATTGGCCCTCGCCGCCGGCTGCATGGTGTTCGCTGGCCAACTGCTGGCCGCCGATGAACCCAAGCGCCCGGAATGCATCGCCCCAGCCTCCCCGGCGGCGGTTTTGACCTGACCTGCAAACTGGCGCAAAGCGCGCTGGTCAACGAGAAGTTGCTGAGCAAGCCGATGCGCGTGACCTACATGCCTGGCGGCGTCGGCGCGGTGGCCTACAACGCCGTGGTCGCCCAGCGCCCTGCGGATGCGGGCACCTTGGTGGCCTGGTCCAGCGGTTCGCTGTTGAACCTGGCCCAAGGCAAGTTCGGCCGTTTCGATGAAAGCGCCGTGCGTTGGCTGGCAGCGGTCGGCACAAGCTACGGTGCCATCGCGGTGAAAGCCGATTCGCCCTACAAGACCCTCGACGATCTCGTCAAAGCCCTGAAGAAAGATCCAGGCAGCGTAGTAATCGGTTCCGGCGGCACCGTCGGCAGCCAGGACTGGATGCAAACCGCCCTGATCGCCAAGGCTGCCGGGATCAACCCGCGCGAACTGCGTTATGTGGCGCTGGAAGGCGGCGGCGAAATCGCCACGGCCCTGCTCGGCGGCCACATCCAAGTGGGCAGTACCGACATCTCCGACTCCATGCCGCACATCTTGAGCGGTGACATGCGCCTGCTGGCGGTGTTCTCCGAGGAGCGCCTGGACGAGCCGGAAATGAAGAATATTCCGACCGCCAAAGAGCAAGGCTACGACATCGTCTGGCCAGTGGTGCGTGGCTTCTACCTCGGGCCAAAAGTCAGCGATGCCGACTACGCCTGGTGGAAAGACGCGTTCGACAAACTGCTGGCTTCCGAAGAGTTCGCCAAGCTGCGTGACCAGCGCGAGCTGTTCCCGTTCGCCATGACCGGCCCGGAGCTTGACACCTACGTGAAGAAACAAGTGGCTGACTACAAAGTGCTGGCCAAAGAGTTTGGCCTGATCCAGTAATCGCCCCTCTGTCTCAAGGCCATGCCCGTTGCCATAACGGGCGTGGCCGAGGAGTTTCACATGCTTTTACAACGCATTTTCGCTTCTGTGATGTTGCTGGTGTGCGCCGGCCTCGCGCTGATGGCCTGGCCGTATCAGGCGGCGTTTTCCTACGAGCCGGTGGGGCCTCGTGCCTACCCGCTGCTCATGCTCGGGCTGATGAGCCTGGGCCTGATCTACATGCTGTTTCGCCCGCAGCCGACCAAACACACTGAAGAAGAACCCGCACTGGACCGCGAAACCCTGATCAAGATCGGCATTTGTGTCGGCTTGCTGATCGTGTTCGCCGGCACCTTTGAATCGCTCGGTTTCATCCTCAGCAGCATGTTGATCGGCATCCCCATGGCACGCCTGTACGGCGGCCGCTGGTTGCCAAGTGTGGTGATCGTCAGCCTGATGGCCATCGGTCTTTATCTGCTGTTCGATAAAGCCATGGATGTGCCGCTGCCCCTCGGTCTGCTCGACGTTCTGGAGAACTGATATGGATACGTTCAGCTATTTGGGCCAGGGCTTCGGCGTTGCACTGTCCCCTTACAACCTGGTAACCGCACTGTGCGGCACCTTGATCGGTACTGTCGTCGGCCTGCTGCCGGGCCTGGGCCCGATCAACGGCGTGGCGTTGTTGATTCCCATCGCATTCGCCTTGGGCCTGCCGCCCGAGTCGGCGTTGATCCTGCTGGCAGCCGTGTACCTGGGCTGCGAGTACGGCGGCCGTATCAGCTCGATCCTGCTCAACATCCCGGGTGAAGCTTCCACCGTGATGACCACCCTCGACGGCTACCCGATGGCACGTAAAGGCCTGGCCGGTGTAGCGCTGTCGTTGTCGGCGTGGAGTTCGTTTATCGGCGCGTTTATCGCCACCTGCGGCATGGTGTTGTTTGCGCCGCTGCTGGCCAAGTGGGCGATAGCCTTCGGACCGGCGGAATATTTCGTCCTGATGGTGTTCGCGATTGTCTGCCTGGGCGGCATGGCCGGTGACAAGCCGCTGAAGACCTTCGTGGCTGCGCTGATCGGCCTGTTCCTGTCAGCGGTCGGCATCGACGCCAACAGCGGCGTGTACCGCTTTACCGGCGATAACATCCACCTCACCGACGGCATCCAGTTCGTGGTGTTGGTGCTG
The Pseudomonas poae DNA segment above includes these coding regions:
- a CDS encoding tripartite tricarboxylate transporter TctB family protein; amino-acid sequence: MLLQRIFASVMLLVCAGLALMAWPYQAAFSYEPVGPRAYPLLMLGLMSLGLIYMLFRPQPTKHTEEEPALDRETLIKIGICVGLLIVFAGTFESLGFILSSMLIGIPMARLYGGRWLPSVVIVSLMAIGLYLLFDKAMDVPLPLGLLDVLEN